The Euphorbia lathyris chromosome 4, ddEupLath1.1, whole genome shotgun sequence genomic interval TGAACTACAGAGTGCACACATAATTCCAGGAAGGTGCTCAAAATTAGGACGATCCAAAGTCAATATTTTGTTGTTAGACCATGGATAATATAAACCTCCCATCTCTCCATCCGATAGAATCTTCAAACATAATGAAAACGAAGATTCTCAAAAATGATACAATAATAATTCAATTGCTAATTTGAATATTTAGCTGAGAAGTAAAATTCAAAAGCAAACTTCCAATGGTATCAAATTCTAATATTTAGCTGTCAAATATTTGTCTATGGTCGCAGAATCGAAAAACATATAGAAAAAATGAAAGTTTTTCTTGTATAGATTTACCTTGATAAAGGAAGCCCCTATTGATAGCTCCTTGACATTTTGAAGCTGCTTAAGGATCACTTTGGCCACATGTTCACCGCATCCTTCCACATATGGAAGAATCTCAAAATCAAGAGCAGCATAAATTAAAGATGGAAAATTAATCACTTTAAATGTGGCATTATTCAAACCATAACATTTGAATTCCTCAAGgtttggacatgaaatttcaatTGCACAGCTTTGATGGATATTTCCCAAAACTAACTTTCTCAAAGATTTTGAAGCAACTACAAGCTGACTGAGATAACATTCTTTTACTTCCAATGAACGAAGCAGCAGACAGCTAGATACAACATTTTCAATTGTCGAAGCATTACACTCTCTAAGTCCCATGAGAGTTAATTGCTCAAGAtttggacatgaaatttcaatAAGAGAATGAAATTCAATAGGAGTACTAATATCAAGAATCAAGATTTTCAATGATTTGGAATCAATAACATAGTCATCTATTGGAATATGGTTTAATTCCAACAATTCAACTAAAGGACTGCCCGATAAAATATTTCGAACCATATCTCTATTAGCATAACCTCGTATCCTCAACACCTTGAGAGATCCCCAATTTACCTTCCAATCACCCATAAAATAACAATAAACCATTTCCAATTTGGCCAAAGAAGTGTTGTCGAGAAGGAATTGAGGCAACCGGTAAGGATCATACAATAAATGAGAACCACAATCCAAAATTAGCTCCTCCACATGCTTTCTCGTTGCAAATCGGATTTTCGAACAAAAATTAGAACCCTTGTCAAAGTCATAAGCAAGGTGTAATTTCTTGATCTTGGAGCAGTCATGTTGAAGCAGGTTATTATCAATAAATCTAACGAATTCTTCAACAGAGTAATCATAGTACATACCAGAATCGAAAATGAGAACTGGAACATGAGTCCATTGATTCTGCCACCTCTTCGATAAAATGTCAGTC includes:
- the LOC136227783 gene encoding putative F-box/LRR-repeat protein At3g18150 isoform X1, translating into MEWSSGGKGRRNKKLKLEEKEDRISSLPDPLLHHILSFLLSTVDAIQTDILSKRWQNQWTHVPVLIFDSGMYYDYSVEEFVRFIDNNLLQHDCSKIKKLHLAYDFDKGSNFCSKIRFATRKHVEELILDCGSHLLYDPYRLPQFLLDNTSLAKLEMVYCYFMGDWKVNWGSLKVLRIRGYANRDMVRNILSGSPLVELLELNHIPIDDYVIDSKSLKILILDISTPIEFHSLIEISCPNLEQLTLMGLRECNASTIENVVSSCLLLRSLEVKECYLSQLVVASKSLRKLVLGNIHQSCAIEISCPNLEEFKCYGLNNATFKVINFPSLIYAALDFEILPYVEGCGEHVAKVILKQLQNVKELSIGASFIKILSDGEMGGLYYPWSNNKILTLDRPNFEHLPGIMCALCSSPTLERLAIKLNVYKGGTTPYASEENYWNSNRSVINCLLPHLKTVEIIGLSKQDGKCKLVLKFIKFLLKKARLLEKLVLVISKDGGTDFAFKVSQKLSSFPRCSQHAIVELLYSH